Proteins found in one Aquibium microcysteis genomic segment:
- a CDS encoding formate dehydrogenase beta subunit translates to MSVTIWVPADSAAKAVGADRVARRIAEVAAARGLDVTVRRNGSRGMMWLEPLVEVETAEGRIGYGPVKPSDVEGLFDAGLLAGGAHGLCIGRPEGHPFLARQSRLTFARCGIIDPVDLDGYRAHGGLAGLERAAAMPAAEIVREVTESGLRGRGGAGFPTGIKWKTVLEAEGPQKYIVCNADEGDSGTFADRMIMEGDPFVLIEGMAIAGLATGATKGYVYTRSEYPDAARVMTQAIDVARSAGILGRSVLGSGKAFDMEVRIGAGAYVCGEETSLLNSMEGKRAVVRAKPPLPALKGFLGRPTVVNNVISLASVPVILAKGASHYRDFGMGRSRGTIPIQIAGNVRHGGLFETAFGLTLGEIVEEIGGGTLTGRPVKAVQVGGPLGAYFPPSLFSTPFDYEAFAAKDGLVGHAGVVVFDDTADMLEQARFAFEFCAVESCGKCTPCRIGAVRGAETIDRIAKGIEPEKNRAVVADLCQTMKFGSLCALGGFTPYPVMSAMTHFSADFAPRPVREAAE, encoded by the coding sequence ATGAGCGTCACCATCTGGGTTCCCGCCGATTCCGCTGCCAAGGCGGTCGGGGCCGACCGCGTCGCCCGGCGAATCGCCGAGGTGGCCGCCGCGCGCGGGCTCGACGTGACGGTGCGCCGCAACGGCTCGCGCGGCATGATGTGGCTTGAACCGCTGGTCGAGGTGGAGACCGCCGAGGGCCGCATCGGATACGGTCCGGTGAAGCCCTCCGACGTCGAAGGCCTGTTCGACGCGGGTCTGCTCGCCGGCGGCGCGCACGGGCTGTGCATCGGCCGGCCGGAGGGACATCCGTTCCTGGCGCGCCAGTCACGGCTCACCTTCGCCCGCTGCGGCATCATCGATCCGGTCGATCTCGACGGCTACCGGGCGCATGGCGGGCTCGCCGGGCTGGAGCGGGCGGCGGCGATGCCGGCCGCAGAGATCGTGCGTGAGGTCACCGAGTCCGGCCTGCGCGGCCGCGGCGGCGCCGGTTTCCCGACGGGCATCAAGTGGAAGACCGTGCTGGAGGCCGAGGGGCCGCAGAAATATATCGTCTGCAACGCCGACGAGGGCGACAGCGGCACCTTCGCCGACCGTATGATCATGGAGGGCGATCCCTTCGTGCTGATCGAGGGCATGGCGATCGCCGGTCTCGCGACGGGCGCGACCAAGGGCTACGTCTACACCCGTTCGGAATATCCCGATGCGGCGCGCGTGATGACCCAGGCGATCGACGTGGCGCGGTCGGCGGGCATCCTCGGCCGCTCGGTGCTGGGCTCGGGCAAGGCGTTCGACATGGAGGTGCGGATCGGGGCCGGCGCCTATGTCTGCGGCGAAGAGACGTCGCTGCTCAACAGCATGGAAGGCAAGCGCGCGGTGGTGCGCGCCAAGCCGCCGCTGCCGGCGCTGAAAGGCTTTCTCGGCCGCCCGACGGTGGTCAACAACGTGATCTCGCTCGCCTCCGTGCCGGTGATCCTGGCGAAGGGCGCCTCACATTACCGCGACTTCGGCATGGGCCGGTCGCGCGGCACGATCCCGATCCAGATCGCCGGCAACGTCCGCCATGGCGGCCTGTTCGAGACCGCCTTCGGCCTGACGCTGGGCGAGATCGTCGAGGAGATCGGCGGCGGCACGCTGACGGGCCGGCCGGTGAAGGCGGTGCAGGTGGGCGGGCCGCTCGGCGCCTATTTCCCGCCGTCGCTGTTTTCCACGCCCTTCGACTACGAGGCGTTCGCGGCCAAGGACGGGCTGGTCGGCCATGCCGGCGTCGTGGTCTTCGACGACACGGCCGACATGCTGGAGCAGGCGCGCTTCGCCTTTGAGTTCTGCGCGGTGGAATCCTGCGGCAAGTGCACGCCCTGCCGGATCGGCGCGGTGCGCGGCGCCGAAACGATCGACCGGATCGCGAAAGGCATCGAGCCGGAGAAGAACCGCGCCGTCGTCGCCGACCTCTGCCAGACGATGAAGTTCGGTTCGCTCTGCGCGCTGGGCGGCTTCACGCCCTATCCGGTGATGAGCGCCATGACGCATTTCTCCGCGGACTTCGCACCGCGCCCGGTGCGGGAGGCGGCCGAGTGA
- a CDS encoding formate dehydrogenase subunit gamma, which yields MRNDAGRTEERLIDIVNGWSAREAPLLPILNEVQASFGYMPENAAEVIGRALNLSRAEVHGVISFYHDFRKEPAGRHVLKVCRAEACQAVGGREMADHLKRLLGLDWHETAADGSVTLEPVYCLGLCACAPAAMLDGELIGRIDAELVEDIAREVRT from the coding sequence ATGCGGAACGATGCAGGCCGGACGGAAGAGCGACTGATCGACATCGTCAACGGCTGGAGCGCGCGGGAGGCGCCGCTCCTTCCGATCCTCAACGAGGTGCAGGCGAGTTTCGGCTACATGCCGGAGAATGCCGCCGAGGTGATCGGCCGCGCGCTCAACCTGTCGCGCGCCGAGGTGCACGGCGTCATCTCCTTCTACCACGATTTCCGCAAGGAGCCGGCCGGCCGCCACGTGCTGAAGGTCTGCCGCGCCGAAGCCTGCCAGGCCGTCGGCGGCCGCGAGATGGCCGACCATCTCAAGCGCCTGCTCGGGCTCGACTGGCACGAGACGGCGGCGGACGGCTCGGTGACGCTGGAGCCGGTCTACTGCCTCGGACTGTGCGCCTGCGCGCCCGCGGCCATGCTGGATGGCGAATTGATCGGACGGATCGACGCTGAACTGGTCGAGGACATCGCGCGCGAGGTGCGGACATGA
- a CDS encoding DUF4287 domain-containing protein: MSAGTVKGPASYFPSIEKTYGQPIAHWMALVDGQAGKKHMEIVNWLKVEHGLGHGHANALVAHALAEVGR; the protein is encoded by the coding sequence GTGAGCGCCGGGACGGTCAAGGGACCGGCCTCCTACTTCCCGTCGATCGAGAAGACCTACGGCCAGCCGATCGCACACTGGATGGCGCTGGTCGACGGACAGGCGGGGAAGAAGCACATGGAGATCGTCAACTGGCTGAAGGTCGAGCACGGGCTCGGCCACGGCCATGCGAACGCGCTGGTGGCGCATGCGCTGGCCGAGGTGGGACGGTGA
- a CDS encoding LysR family transcriptional regulator → MLDKLEWFIALAQAQHFGRAAAECNIAQPTLSAAIRQLEEQLGVMLVKRGSRYQGLTPEGQRVLEWARRIVGDARTMREEMRAVRQGLAGHIRIAAIPTALAMVPEITTPFREKHPEVTFSVLSRNSIEVLTLLDNLEIDVGITYLDNEPLGRVTAVPLYSERYQLITAAGNRFADRDSVTWREISELPLCLLTPDMQNRRIINQHLREAGAEARPTLESNSMIVLFSHIRTGKWSSIMPVNLAQTLGFTDPIRAIPIIEPDARHLVGMVATHRDPQTPLVSALLHQAAAMALAHER, encoded by the coding sequence TTGCTCGACAAGCTCGAATGGTTCATCGCGCTGGCGCAGGCGCAGCATTTCGGCAGGGCGGCGGCGGAGTGCAACATCGCGCAGCCGACGCTCTCGGCCGCGATCCGCCAGCTCGAGGAGCAGCTCGGCGTCATGCTGGTCAAGCGCGGTTCGCGCTACCAGGGCCTGACGCCGGAGGGCCAGCGCGTGCTGGAATGGGCACGCCGCATCGTCGGCGACGCGCGCACCATGCGCGAGGAGATGCGCGCGGTGCGGCAGGGGCTCGCCGGGCACATCCGCATCGCGGCCATCCCGACGGCGCTGGCGATGGTGCCGGAGATCACGACGCCGTTCCGCGAGAAGCATCCGGAGGTGACCTTCTCGGTGCTGTCGCGCAATTCGATCGAGGTGCTGACGCTGCTCGACAATCTCGAGATCGACGTCGGCATCACCTATCTCGACAACGAGCCGCTGGGGCGCGTGACCGCCGTGCCGCTCTATTCGGAGCGCTACCAGCTGATCACGGCCGCCGGAAACCGCTTCGCCGACCGGGACAGCGTGACCTGGCGGGAGATTTCGGAACTGCCTCTCTGCCTGCTGACGCCGGACATGCAGAACCGCCGCATCATCAACCAGCATCTGCGCGAAGCCGGCGCCGAGGCGCGGCCGACGCTGGAATCGAACTCGATGATCGTGCTGTTCTCGCACATCCGCACCGGCAAATGGTCGAGCATCATGCCGGTCAACCTCGCCCAGACCCTGGGCTTCACCGATCCGATCCGCGCCATCCCGATCATCGAGCCGGACGCGCGCCATCTCGTGGGCATGGTCGCGACGCATCGCGACCCGCAGACGCCGCTGGTCTCTGCGCTGCTGCACCAGGCCGCCGCCATGGCGTTGGCGCACGAACGATAG
- a CDS encoding GNAT family N-acetyltransferase, translated as MPDHPPVIRPLSASETATLIDWAAAEGWNPGLSDAAVFRAADQEGLLGGFVDGELAAGIAAVAYDDSFSFVGLYICRPDLRGRGLGKAVWDAGMARLGGRTIGLDGVPEQQANYRASGFVADHETVRFSGRLPACDDDRSGVRPLTPDLVEQAVALDHRCFPARRDGFLRTWLARPHIAMASTAGETLTGFGVVRPCREGWKIGPLFADDDGAAIRIVRALAGACDGAVHIDVPASQPSFTARILAAGLVPGFRTARMYRGPAPRIDRSRVFGITTLELG; from the coding sequence ATGCCCGACCATCCGCCCGTCATCCGGCCGCTTTCGGCCAGCGAAACGGCAACGCTGATCGACTGGGCGGCGGCCGAAGGCTGGAACCCCGGCCTCTCGGACGCCGCGGTCTTCCGCGCGGCCGACCAGGAAGGTCTGCTCGGCGGCTTCGTCGACGGCGAACTGGCCGCCGGCATCGCCGCCGTCGCCTATGATGATTCGTTCAGCTTCGTCGGGCTCTACATCTGCCGGCCCGACCTGCGCGGCCGCGGCCTCGGCAAGGCCGTCTGGGACGCGGGCATGGCACGTCTCGGCGGACGGACGATCGGTCTCGACGGCGTTCCGGAGCAGCAGGCGAACTATCGCGCCTCTGGATTCGTCGCGGACCACGAGACGGTACGGTTCAGCGGCCGACTGCCTGCATGCGATGACGATCGCTCCGGCGTCCGGCCGCTGACGCCCGATCTCGTCGAGCAGGCCGTGGCGCTGGATCACCGCTGCTTTCCCGCAAGGCGCGACGGTTTCCTGCGGACATGGCTCGCCCGGCCGCACATCGCGATGGCATCGACGGCAGGAGAGACGCTGACCGGCTTCGGCGTCGTCCGCCCCTGCCGGGAAGGCTGGAAGATCGGCCCGCTCTTCGCTGACGACGACGGGGCGGCGATTCGGATCGTTCGCGCCCTCGCCGGCGCCTGCGACGGCGCCGTCCACATCGACGTCCCGGCGAGCCAGCCGTCCTTCACGGCTCGGATTCTCGCGGCGGGCCTGGTGCCCGGCTTCCGGACCGCGCGCATGTACCGCGGCCCCGCGCCGCGCATCGACAGGAGCCGCGTCTTCGGCATCACGACGCTTGAATTGGGCTGA
- a CDS encoding AGE family epimerase/isomerase — MADRLAEGASGAWLGDRAHRQWLAREASRQIGFFRRSLRADGGFDVLDYDGSRLPRGAQELHTTTRLVHSFALAKAAGASGCDEFIDAGLAFLWDRHRDPVHGGYAWSVSGEGAADATKLAYGHVFVLLAGASARQVGHPRADRLIVDIADVLDRHFWDEAHGLFSDEFAADWSPFSTYRGMNANMHGVEALLAAFEATGEPLHLERAGRILDFFTLRIAPATEWRLPEHYTEAWAVDPDYAGNPMFRPAGTTPGHSLELGRLLLHWWDLAGRPAGDAPVRARRLIERALSDAWREDAGLVYTLDQHGRPSVRDRYWWPVTEGIGAMAALLKIDPQPTDEEWYRRLWQFADAHFIDHAWGGWYPEIDEQGVPVARQFQGKPDLYHSLQAALLPLAPGLARPFDGLRALRPLA; from the coding sequence ATGGCGGACCGCCTGGCGGAGGGAGCGAGCGGCGCGTGGCTCGGTGATCGGGCGCACCGGCAATGGCTGGCACGGGAGGCGTCCCGCCAGATCGGTTTCTTCCGGCGGAGCCTTCGCGCCGATGGCGGCTTCGACGTGCTCGACTACGACGGCTCGCGGCTGCCGCGGGGGGCGCAGGAACTCCACACGACGACCCGGCTCGTCCACTCCTTCGCGCTGGCCAAGGCTGCCGGCGCGAGCGGCTGCGACGAATTCATCGATGCGGGCTTGGCGTTCCTGTGGGACCGCCACCGCGACCCGGTCCACGGCGGCTACGCCTGGTCCGTGTCGGGGGAGGGCGCGGCCGACGCAACGAAGCTCGCCTATGGCCATGTCTTCGTGCTGCTCGCGGGGGCGAGCGCCCGACAGGTGGGGCATCCGCGCGCCGACCGGCTGATCGTCGACATCGCCGATGTCCTCGACCGTCATTTCTGGGACGAGGCGCATGGCCTCTTCAGCGACGAATTCGCCGCCGACTGGTCGCCGTTCTCGACCTATCGCGGCATGAACGCCAACATGCATGGCGTGGAGGCCCTGCTGGCGGCCTTCGAGGCGACCGGCGAGCCGCTTCATCTCGAACGGGCAGGGCGTATCCTCGACTTCTTCACCCTCCGGATCGCGCCGGCCACCGAGTGGCGCCTGCCGGAGCACTACACGGAGGCCTGGGCGGTCGATCCGGACTATGCCGGCAACCCGATGTTCCGGCCGGCCGGCACCACGCCCGGCCATTCGCTCGAACTCGGCCGGCTTCTCCTGCACTGGTGGGACCTTGCGGGCCGGCCGGCGGGTGACGCGCCCGTACGGGCGCGCCGGCTGATCGAACGGGCGCTTTCGGATGCGTGGCGCGAGGATGCAGGGCTGGTCTACACGCTCGACCAGCATGGCCGCCCGTCGGTGCGGGACCGCTACTGGTGGCCGGTGACGGAAGGCATCGGGGCGATGGCGGCGCTGCTCAAAATCGATCCGCAGCCCACGGACGAGGAATGGTACCGACGGCTCTGGCAGTTCGCCGACGCGCACTTCATCGATCACGCGTGGGGCGGCTGGTATCCCGAGATCGACGAGCAGGGCGTGCCGGTGGCCCGGCAGTTCCAGGGCAAGCCGGATCTCTACCACTCGCTGCAGGCCGCGCTGCTGCCGCTGGCACCGGGGCTCGCGCGGCCGTTCGACGGGCTGCGGGCGCTGCGGCCGCTGGCCTGA
- a CDS encoding aspartate aminotransferase family protein codes for MTGSDARASNLFYQTRQRRPLAAEARGIYIHDVNGRRYVDATSGAMVSNIGHGNETVLSAMRAQMDKATFTYRLHFENEPAEELARLTASRMPEGLDRVFFVSGGSEAVESAAKLARQWAVATGQPERWKIISRYPSYHGSTLGALALTGMELMSRPFEPMLRAMPKIPAPTCYLDRDNHSLEERGLRYAEMLREEIERQGAETVLAFIMEPVGGASTGALVAPDGYYARVAEICRDYGILLILDEVMTGAGRTGRFLAAEHWGLAPDIVVMSKGFGAGYVPLGAMVAHRRLVEPVLAAGGFVHGFTYAGNPLACAAGLAVLGEIDRLDLCGNARAMGEVLMAGLCRLKERYPFVGDVRGKGLLTAFELVCDRETMTPLPKAMDAHVHLVEEAYARGLILYSRRTRGGLEGDHFMVCPPLIVTREQIGEIMDLLVQSLDAFADRFGLPRQRD; via the coding sequence ATGACGGGAAGCGATGCACGGGCCTCCAACCTCTTCTACCAGACGCGGCAACGGCGTCCGCTGGCAGCGGAGGCGCGCGGAATCTACATCCACGACGTCAACGGGAGACGCTACGTCGACGCCACGAGCGGCGCGATGGTGTCCAACATCGGCCATGGCAACGAGACCGTGCTCTCGGCCATGCGAGCGCAGATGGACAAGGCGACCTTCACCTACCGGCTGCATTTCGAAAACGAGCCGGCGGAGGAACTGGCGCGGCTGACGGCGTCGCGGATGCCGGAAGGGCTCGACCGGGTGTTCTTCGTGTCGGGCGGGTCCGAAGCGGTGGAGAGCGCCGCCAAGCTCGCGCGGCAATGGGCCGTCGCCACCGGGCAGCCGGAGCGCTGGAAGATCATCTCGCGCTATCCGTCCTATCATGGCTCGACGCTCGGCGCGCTGGCTCTGACCGGCATGGAGCTGATGAGCCGTCCGTTCGAGCCCATGCTGCGGGCCATGCCGAAGATCCCGGCTCCGACCTGCTACCTCGACCGCGACAATCACAGCCTCGAGGAGCGCGGCCTGCGCTATGCCGAGATGCTGCGCGAGGAGATCGAGCGGCAGGGGGCGGAGACCGTGCTCGCCTTCATCATGGAGCCTGTCGGCGGCGCCTCGACGGGGGCGCTGGTGGCGCCGGACGGCTATTATGCCCGCGTGGCCGAGATCTGCCGCGACTACGGCATCCTCCTGATCCTGGACGAGGTCATGACCGGTGCCGGCCGCACGGGGCGCTTCCTCGCCGCCGAGCACTGGGGCCTCGCGCCGGACATCGTCGTGATGTCGAAAGGGTTCGGCGCCGGCTATGTGCCGCTCGGGGCGATGGTCGCGCATCGCCGGCTGGTCGAGCCGGTGCTCGCGGCCGGCGGCTTCGTGCACGGCTTCACCTATGCCGGCAATCCGCTGGCCTGCGCGGCGGGGCTGGCGGTGCTCGGCGAGATCGACAGGCTCGACCTGTGCGGCAACGCGCGCGCCATGGGGGAGGTGCTGATGGCCGGTCTCTGCCGTCTGAAGGAGCGGTATCCCTTCGTCGGCGACGTGCGCGGCAAGGGCCTGCTCACGGCCTTCGAACTGGTCTGCGACCGGGAGACCATGACGCCGCTGCCGAAGGCGATGGACGCGCATGTGCACCTCGTCGAGGAAGCCTATGCGCGCGGGCTGATCCTCTATTCGCGGCGCACCCGCGGCGGGCTCGAAGGCGACCATTTCATGGTCTGCCCGCCGCTGATCGTCACCCGCGAGCAGATCGGCGAAATCATGGATCTTCTGGTGCAGAGCCTCGACGCCTTCGCTGACCGATTCGGCCTGCCGCGGCAGCGCGACTGA
- a CDS encoding AI-2E family transporter: MSRQTISLLVLAAVLAILLLLVPDVLLTVFAGILLAVFLQGGGHWLAARLGLADGWGVGLFLLCIVVALVVFGLAVAPAIGAQVDELTRRIPQAFETLRDRLADYSWGSAVLDRLSPEALASSESRSAALTAVSSTFGALGNAVIILFIGLYGALDPGVYRKGLTLLLAPSIRRRGDEILRATAATLRNWLTAQLMAMTVVGVLTAFGLWFAGVPLAFALGLLAGLLAFIPNIGPVLAIAPALLLALPDGLSMVLIVLAIYLGVQALESYVVTPLIQQEKVSLPPALVISAQLLFGVLFGILGLALATPIAAALMTIVGLAYVEDYLGRESPAETADARK; this comes from the coding sequence ATGTCGCGCCAGACCATCTCGCTGCTCGTGCTTGCCGCAGTCCTTGCCATCCTGCTGCTGCTCGTTCCCGACGTGCTCCTCACAGTCTTCGCAGGCATCCTGCTGGCCGTCTTCCTCCAGGGCGGCGGCCACTGGCTCGCCGCCAGGCTCGGTCTTGCGGATGGCTGGGGGGTCGGCCTCTTCCTGCTCTGCATCGTGGTGGCGCTCGTGGTCTTCGGGCTTGCGGTGGCGCCCGCCATCGGCGCGCAGGTCGACGAACTGACCCGCCGGATACCCCAGGCCTTCGAAACGCTCCGCGACCGTCTGGCGGATTATTCGTGGGGTTCGGCCGTTCTCGACCGGCTGTCACCCGAGGCGCTCGCCTCTTCGGAAAGCCGCAGTGCCGCCCTGACGGCCGTCTCCTCGACTTTCGGCGCACTCGGCAATGCCGTGATCATTCTGTTCATCGGGCTCTATGGCGCGCTCGATCCGGGGGTCTACCGCAAGGGGCTGACGCTGCTGCTGGCGCCCTCGATCCGCAGGCGCGGCGACGAGATCCTGCGCGCGACGGCCGCGACCCTGCGGAACTGGCTCACGGCACAACTGATGGCGATGACCGTGGTCGGCGTGCTGACGGCATTCGGCCTCTGGTTCGCCGGCGTGCCGCTCGCCTTCGCGCTCGGGCTGCTCGCCGGCCTCCTGGCCTTCATACCCAACATCGGGCCGGTGCTCGCCATCGCGCCGGCCCTGCTGCTCGCCCTCCCCGACGGTCTGTCCATGGTTCTGATCGTGCTGGCGATCTATCTCGGCGTGCAGGCCCTGGAGAGCTATGTCGTCACGCCGCTGATCCAGCAGGAGAAGGTCTCGCTGCCGCCCGCACTCGTCATCTCGGCGCAACTGCTGTTCGGCGTGCTTTTCGGGATCCTCGGCCTCGCCCTGGCGACACCGATCGCCGCCGCCCTGATGACGATCGTCGGCCTCGCCTATGTCGAGGACTACCTGGGGCGCGAGAGCCCGGCGGAGACCGCGGACGCGCGCAAGTAG
- a CDS encoding glycosyltransferase family 2 protein yields the protein MSALIAIPTHERASLLRHCLSTVAELALPPGSEIVVFDDASPTLDVPVLLREAGLPARCRRSAMRVGPSQTSCAIWRHFLEGDHQHLLILDSDMIANRSAVMDGLRLRDSFGGLISLYNSRNHPGVPDGEDRLAKRTVGNAGTLWTRPLAELVMAELGSDPGILNVDDAYSTLFGLRNVPIVTFERSRVQHLGIVGTNNRYFGAMEHGLFFRPDSERQSLAIVAVYDELMSRQQHYVRPPRQSLSPAAKLARWLSRTT from the coding sequence ATGTCGGCACTGATCGCGATACCGACGCACGAGCGGGCGTCGCTCCTTCGGCACTGCCTGTCGACGGTCGCCGAGCTCGCGCTGCCGCCGGGCAGCGAAATCGTCGTCTTCGACGATGCGAGCCCGACCCTCGACGTGCCGGTGCTCCTGCGCGAGGCGGGGCTGCCTGCGCGATGCCGTCGCAGCGCGATGCGGGTCGGGCCGTCGCAGACGAGCTGCGCGATCTGGCGGCACTTCCTGGAAGGAGACCATCAGCATCTGCTGATCCTCGACAGCGACATGATCGCCAACCGGTCGGCCGTGATGGACGGGCTGAGGCTTCGCGATTCTTTCGGCGGACTCATCTCGCTCTACAATTCGCGAAATCATCCCGGCGTGCCTGACGGCGAGGACCGGCTGGCAAAGCGGACGGTCGGCAACGCCGGAACCTTGTGGACGCGGCCGCTCGCCGAACTGGTGATGGCCGAGCTGGGCAGCGACCCCGGGATCCTGAACGTCGACGACGCCTACAGCACCCTCTTCGGCCTTCGGAACGTGCCGATCGTCACGTTCGAACGCAGCCGGGTGCAGCACCTCGGGATCGTCGGGACCAACAACCGCTACTTCGGCGCGATGGAGCACGGTCTCTTCTTCCGGCCCGATTCGGAACGGCAATCTCTCGCCATCGTGGCGGTGTACGACGAGCTGATGAGCCGGCAGCAGCATTACGTCCGTCCGCCGCGGCAGTCGCTGTCGCCGGCGGCAAAGCTCGCACGCTGGCTCTCGCGGACCACCTAG
- the katG gene encoding catalase/peroxidase HPI produces MDGFKVSGTGKCPVAHGTTNMSMRTNRDWWPNQLNVRMLHQNSPLSDPMGKGFDYAEEFKKLDLAALKQDLTALMTDSQDWWPADYGHYGGLFIRMAWHSAGTYRTADGRGGGGTGQQRFAPLNSWPDNGNLDKARRLLWPIKQKYGNQISWADLMILAGNVAMESMGFKTFGFAGGRADVWEPEEDTYWGSETEWLARSDHDLARYSGDRELENPLAAVQMGLIYVNPEGPDGNPDPLASARDIRETFARMAMNDEETVALTAGGHTFGKTHGAGPVEHVGREPEGAPIEAMGFGWLSTYKSGKGVDTITSGLEGAWTPNPTRWDMGYFDVLFKYEWEKTKSPSGAWIWRPIGLEEQDMAPEVDGSGKKVPIMMSTADMAMKLDPIYGAISKRFHENPDQFADAFARAWFKLTHRDMGPKSRYLGPEVPAEDLIWQDPIPAVDHPLVDGADVEALKARLLGAGLTPAELIQTAWASASTFRGSDKRGGANGARIRLEPQKSWEGNQPEQLAKVLATLEGVKAAFDAEQTDGKKVSLADLIVLGGCAAIEQAAKAAGHDVTVPFVPGRADATQEQTDVESFEFLEPVSDGFRNYQKRAYTISPEELLIDKAQLLTLTAPEMTVLVGGLRVLGGNVGGSQHGVFTKRPGLLTNDFFVNLLDMGTAWKPTTEHADVFEGRDRKTGDVKWTATRVDLVFGSNSLLRALAEVYAQQDSGEKFVKDFVSAWTKVMNADRFDLA; encoded by the coding sequence ATGGACGGATTTAAGGTTTCAGGCACGGGCAAATGCCCCGTGGCACACGGCACCACCAACATGTCGATGCGCACGAACAGGGACTGGTGGCCCAACCAGCTCAACGTGCGGATGCTGCATCAGAATTCGCCGCTGTCGGATCCGATGGGCAAGGGCTTCGACTATGCCGAGGAGTTCAAGAAGCTCGACCTCGCCGCTCTGAAGCAGGACCTCACCGCGCTGATGACCGACAGCCAGGACTGGTGGCCCGCCGACTACGGCCACTACGGCGGTCTCTTCATCCGCATGGCCTGGCACTCCGCCGGCACCTACCGCACGGCCGACGGTCGCGGCGGCGGCGGCACCGGCCAGCAGCGCTTCGCTCCGCTCAACTCCTGGCCGGACAACGGCAATCTCGACAAGGCCCGCCGGCTGCTGTGGCCGATCAAGCAGAAATACGGCAACCAGATTTCCTGGGCGGACCTGATGATCCTCGCCGGCAACGTCGCGATGGAATCGATGGGCTTCAAGACCTTTGGCTTCGCCGGCGGCCGCGCCGACGTCTGGGAGCCGGAGGAGGACACCTACTGGGGCTCCGAGACCGAGTGGCTCGCCCGCAGCGACCACGACCTCGCCCGCTACTCCGGTGACCGTGAGCTGGAGAACCCGCTGGCGGCGGTGCAGATGGGCCTCATCTACGTCAATCCGGAAGGTCCCGACGGCAATCCCGATCCGCTGGCCTCGGCCCGGGACATCCGCGAGACCTTCGCCCGCATGGCGATGAACGACGAGGAGACGGTCGCGCTCACCGCCGGCGGCCACACCTTCGGCAAGACCCACGGCGCCGGCCCGGTCGAGCACGTCGGCCGCGAGCCCGAGGGCGCTCCGATCGAGGCGATGGGCTTCGGCTGGCTGTCGACCTACAAGAGCGGCAAGGGCGTCGACACGATCACCTCGGGCCTCGAGGGTGCGTGGACGCCGAACCCCACCCGCTGGGACATGGGCTATTTCGACGTCCTGTTCAAATATGAGTGGGAGAAGACCAAGAGCCCGTCGGGCGCCTGGATCTGGCGGCCGATCGGCCTGGAAGAGCAGGACATGGCACCGGAAGTCGATGGTTCGGGCAAGAAGGTCCCGATCATGATGTCGACCGCCGACATGGCCATGAAGCTCGACCCGATCTACGGGGCGATCTCGAAGCGCTTCCACGAGAACCCTGACCAGTTCGCCGACGCCTTCGCCCGCGCCTGGTTCAAGCTCACCCACCGCGACATGGGTCCGAAGTCGCGCTACCTCGGCCCCGAGGTCCCGGCCGAAGACCTCATCTGGCAGGATCCGATCCCGGCCGTCGACCATCCGCTGGTGGATGGCGCCGACGTCGAGGCGCTGAAGGCGCGTCTGCTCGGTGCCGGCCTCACCCCGGCCGAGCTGATCCAGACCGCCTGGGCCTCGGCATCGACCTTCCGCGGTTCGGACAAGCGCGGCGGTGCCAACGGCGCGCGCATCCGTCTCGAGCCGCAGAAGAGCTGGGAGGGCAACCAGCCCGAACAGCTGGCCAAGGTCCTGGCGACGCTGGAAGGCGTCAAGGCCGCCTTCGACGCCGAGCAGACCGACGGCAAGAAGGTCTCCCTCGCCGACCTGATCGTGCTCGGCGGCTGTGCCGCCATCGAGCAGGCCGCGAAGGCAGCCGGCCACGACGTCACCGTGCCTTTCGTGCCCGGCCGCGCCGACGCCACGCAGGAGCAGACCGACGTCGAGTCCTTCGAGTTCCTCGAACCCGTGTCGGACGGCTTCCGCAACTACCAGAAGCGGGCCTACACGATCTCCCCCGAGGAACTGCTGATCGACAAGGCGCAGCTGCTGACGCTGACCGCGCCGGAGATGACCGTGCTGGTCGGCGGGCTGCGGGTGCTCGGCGGCAATGTCGGCGGTTCGCAGCACGGCGTCTTCACGAAGCGTCCGGGCCTGCTGACCAACGACTTCTTCGTCAACCTGCTCGACATGGGCACGGCGTGGAAGCCGACGACGGAGCATGCGGACGTGTTCGAGGGTCGCGACCGCAAGACCGGTGACGTCAAGTGGACCGCCACCCGCGTCGACCTCGTCTTCGGCTCCAACTCCCTCCTGCGCGCCCTGGCCGAGGTCTATGCACAGCAGGACAGCGGCGAGAAGTTCGTGAAGGACTTCGTCTCCGCCTGGACGAAGGTCATGAACGCCGACCGTTTCGATCTCGCCTGA